From a region of the Danio aesculapii chromosome 4, fDanAes4.1, whole genome shotgun sequence genome:
- the LOC130222441 gene encoding uncharacterized protein LOC130222441, giving the protein MGAATMWILSYCFAVLLALGACDPGPNNPSKRSIYSAAVKGVYDAGSYRSQTGSSGVLMTVEKTGSDSSTSELQGSGVDSTGSGSLVYGTVGNAVSIGVSGNDVSPSTNVQGSEVISSNVLMPLQQSSSVPKPVLLTAQLQTVPHSNSQQPASSGTVALSSPLQLSLSSGQQLPQFSSQSAVHAGRRPHKPLRGKPHLSGPNIVFGSRPVQNPAFNTLKPLKPEKPASNPSLQILQYGSVPSSLAVANYELVSQTVNQPSGVQPPHVDISVVRPSNQLIQQAVDTSVAQASSQQLVQTSQSISQSDDQQPVHGGFVFTAQPSGLTPLKPQKGRPQFVSQLPSSTSTLTIPSFSLVVQSTSQVPVQTNYQSGPQPALQLPVQASYQSEAQSAFQRPGQTSYLSVAQPAVQQAEASFQSVSLSNGKQLVQAISQSEAQPGPISYQFVAEPGLQQPAHVSFSVAQPISQQAGLSTYEYVVEQSGQPLIKPVQSHAVHQIGSKHYSCQELPRHGYQLRFRSPHRTSHPAQTLHTKPVVQFSHQAPVKPNHPRPLTSTLQTILTPAQVLSVQQSPSRPSYTPQALLVEPMYQPLAPSSSETISLAEYQISPVPGQFVSQPQMLPISQSLTQSSSSSSGVPVQSSYQPLVLTSYETVLQPGFQTSSVLVPSSSQALSSPVVSNHESVFQSVQPELVSPLQVDYQSVTSQNAPGPAQNSRPSSQKLFRLLQQVKS; this is encoded by the exons ATGGGTGCAGCAACAATGTGGATTTTAAG TTATTGCTTTGCAGTACTTTTAGCCCTTGGTGCATGTGATCCTGGACCTAATAATCCCAGCAAGAGATCGATTTACAGTGCTGCAGTTAAAGGGGTCTATGATGCGGGAAGCTACAGATCTCAGACTGGCTCTTCAGGCGTTCTCATGACTGTTGAGAAAACAGGCTCTGATTCTTCCACAAGTGAACTTCAGGGATCTGGTGTTGATTCTACTGGAAGTGGTAGTCTTGTTTATGGTACTGTGGGAAACGCAGTGAGTATTGGCGTGTCTGGGAATGATGTGAGTCCGTCAACTAATGTCCAAGGATCTGAAGTCATCAGTTCTAATGTCTTGATGCCATTGCAGCAAAGCAGTTCTGTTCCTAAGCCAGTTCTGCTAACTGCCCAATTGCAGACTGTCCCCCATTCCAACAGTCAGCAACCAGCAAGTTCTGGAACCGTAGCTCTGTCTAGCCCTCTGCAGTTGTCCCTGTCCAGTGGCCAACAACTACCACAGTTTAGTTCCCAGTCTGCAGTGCATGCTGGTAGAAGACCCCATAAGCCTCTGAGAGGTAAACCCCACCTGTCTGGTCCTAATATTGTTTTTGGTTCCAGACCAGTTCAAAATCCAGCATTCAACACTTTGAAGCCTCTTAAACCAGAAAAGCCTGCATCAAATCCAAGCTTGCAAATATTACAATATGGCAGTGTGCCAAGCAGCCTTGCTGTGGCTAACTATGAACTTGTCAGCCAGACTGTAAATCAACCAAGTGGTGTGCAGCCTCCGCATGTTGACATCTCTGTGGTCCGGCCCAGCAATCAACTTATTCAACAGGCAGTTGACACCTCTGTGGCCCAGGCCTCCAGCCAGCAGCTAGTTCAGACAAGCCAATCTATTTCCCAGTCAGATGACCAACAACCAGTACATGGTGGTTTTGTCTTTACGGCTCAGCCCAGTGGCCTGACTCCTCTCAAGCCCCAAAAAGGCAGACCTCAGTTTGTGTCCCAGCTTCCATCCAGTACAAGTACACTCACAATACCGAGTTTTAGTCTTGTAGTGCAGTCCACTAGCCAAGTACCAGTACAAACAAACTACCAGTCTGGGCCCCAACCTGCTCTACAACTGCCAGTACAAGCCAGCTACCAATCAGAGGCCCAGTCTGCTTTCCAAAGGCCAGGACAAACCAGCTACCTGTCTGTAGCCCAACCAGCTGTTCAACAAGCAGAAGCCAGCTTTCAATCAGTGTCTCTTTCCAATGGAAAGCAACTGGTACAGGCCATATCCCAATCAGAGGCCCAGCCAGGACCCATCAGCTACCAGTTTGTGGCAGAGCCCGGTCTCCAACAGCCAGCACATGTCAGCTTCTCTGTAGCCCAACCGATCAGCCAGCAAGCAGGTCTATCCACCTATGAGTATGTTGTCGAGCAGAGTGGGCAACCCCTTATCAAGCCAGTGCAGTCTCATGCAGTTCACCAGATCGGCTCTAAGCATTATTCATGCCAAGAGTTACCTCGGCACGGTTACCAGTTGAGGTTTCGGTCTCCACATAGAACCAGTCATCCAGCCCAAACTTTGCACACCAAACCTGTTGTACAGTTCAGCCACCAGGCACCTGTGAAGCCCAACCATCCCAGACCCCTCACATCAACTCTCCAAACCATTTTAACACCAGCTCAAGTGCTATCTGTCCAGCAGTCTCCATCTCGGCCAAGCTACACTCCCCAAGCTTTGCTAGTGGAACCCATGTACCAGCCCCTGGCACCGTCAAGTTCAGAGACCATCTCTCTTGCTGAGTACCAGATATCTCCTGTTCCAGGGCAGTTTGTTTCCCAGCCTCAAATGCTGCCCATTAGTCAGTCTCTCACTCAGTCCAGCTCCTCTTCCTCTGGTGTGCCAGTGCAGTCCAGCTACCAGCCTCTGGTACTAACAAGTTATGAGACCGTCTTGCAGCCTGGATTTCAGACCTCTTCAGTGCTTGTGCCATCAAGTTCCCAAGCATTGAGCAGTCCGGTAGTGTCAAACCATGAGTCTGTGTTTCAGTCAGTTCAACCTGAACTTGTATCTCCATTACAGGTGGATTATCAGTCTGTCACCAGTCAAAATGCTCCTGGACCTGCTCAAAATAGTAGGCCTTCATCCCAGAAGTTGTTCAGGTTGTTGCAGCAAGTGAAGTCCTAG